AGCCTTGGCCACCGCGTCGAGGGCCGACGGTCCTGCGGCGTCGGCGAGTTGCCGAAGGGCCGAGATCGCCAGGTCGTCGTATGCGGTGTAGTAATCGGCCCGCCCGTGGTCGGTGAGGAAGAAGACACGGGAGGGACGACCCCTGCCGCGGGCCCCGAAAACCCTCTTCTCACGGGAGTCAACAAGTCCCTCGTCGACGAGGGAACTGAGATGACGGCGGACTGCCGCCGCTGTCAGTCCAAGACGATCGCCCAGCTCGCTGGCCGTCGACGGGCCATTGTGCAGGATGGACGACATCACACGATCTCTCGTGGAGTTATCCACGCTCCCCTGCTTGTGCTCGCCGACGACGTCGCGACCTGTGGCGGCCACATCGATGTCGGTCGAATTTTTCACAACTCCATTGTTGCTTAAAGCAACCCTGATGCAAGTTAGGCGACCCTACGTAGGCACCAGCTCCGCGACGAACGTCCGGCGCGACCGACCGGGGACGGCACGATTGAGTCCGACACCACACGCGGCCCAGCTCCGTTGACGCGGGACTGGGACACGAGCACGACTGACGAGCAGATCACTGCTCGTCGTGATAGGAACACACGACCAACCGATGCTGAAGGATACTGCCATCCTCGAGGAATAGGTACACGGCACCGTGAGGGACGTCACAGCTGGACACCGTCGGGACGGGGACGTCAGCCATGATGGGGTCTTTCTTCATCGAGTCGACGTCAGCCTGAGTGATGGTGTCAAACTGCATGACCTCGCCGTCATCGTCTCGCCCCGCTGACCGCCACACCCTGACAAGCCGACGACCCCAAACCGCCAAGGCTCACATCAAGGCCACCCTTCTGACCAGTTCACCGACCCCTTCCACGCACGAACACCGCTCAGCGGGTCACATTTTCATTCACGATATTGTTTCCCACATAGACCACAGGGACGACGACATGTGAGCCAGCCGCCGAATCAGATGGAATACTCACCTGTTTCAGACCACCTGTCGCCGCG
The genomic region above belongs to Cutibacterium equinum and contains:
- a CDS encoding helix-turn-helix transcriptional regulator — encoded protein: MKNSTDIDVAATGRDVVGEHKQGSVDNSTRDRVMSSILHNGPSTASELGDRLGLTAAAVRRHLSSLVDEGLVDSREKRVFGARGRGRPSRVFFLTDHGRADYYTAYDDLAISALRQLADAAGPSALDAVAKARVDDIESRYRTLREERPDEVPAQLLAEALSADGYVATIQPAGAGQQICQHNCPVAEVAKVFPQLCEVETQLFSELLGSHVQRLATIAHGDGVCTTHVPVDVEITRRALSEPSKRPSIRKDHS